A stretch of the Terriglobia bacterium genome encodes the following:
- a CDS encoding MBL fold metallo-hydrolase: MNARTACLGLALLATAAFAARPGFEKDIVKTSAGDLEIGFIGHGSLMFAFQGKVIHVDPYGKEADYASLPKASLVLVTHDHRDHLDPAAIAAVRTAETAVVVSPVCEGKVEGALVLRNGESRTVAGIPITAVPAYNIVHVSPDGAPFHPKGEGNGYVLTFGDTRVYVAGDTENVPEMKDLKDIAIAFLPMNLPYTMTPEMAADAARAFKPRILYPYHCGDTDPGRLVALLATDKGIEVRVRKMK, translated from the coding sequence ATGAACGCACGTACGGCGTGCCTCGGGCTCGCGCTCCTGGCGACGGCCGCGTTCGCGGCCCGCCCGGGTTTCGAAAAGGACATCGTCAAGACCTCCGCCGGCGACCTCGAGATCGGGTTCATCGGCCACGGGTCGCTGATGTTCGCCTTCCAGGGCAAGGTGATTCACGTCGACCCGTACGGCAAGGAGGCGGACTACGCGTCGCTGCCCAAGGCGAGCCTCGTGCTGGTCACGCACGACCATCGCGATCACCTCGACCCCGCGGCGATCGCCGCGGTCCGGACGGCCGAGACGGCGGTCGTGGTCTCCCCCGTGTGCGAAGGCAAGGTCGAAGGCGCACTCGTCCTGCGCAACGGGGAGTCGCGGACCGTCGCCGGCATCCCGATCACGGCGGTGCCGGCGTACAACATCGTTCACGTGAGTCCGGACGGGGCGCCCTTCCACCCCAAGGGCGAGGGGAACGGCTACGTGCTGACGTTCGGCGACACCCGTGTCTACGTCGCGGGCGACACCGAGAACGTCCCGGAGATGAAGGACCTCAAGGACATCGCCATCGCGTTCCTGCCCATGAACCTCCCGTACACGATGACCCCGGAGATGGCGGCGGACGCCGCTCGGGCGTTCAAGCCGAGGATCCTCTACCCGTACCACTGCGGCGACACCGACCCGGGACGCCTCGTGGCGCTGCTCGCTACCGACAAGGGGATCGAGGTCCGCGTTCGCAAGATGAAGTGA
- a CDS encoding Glu/Leu/Phe/Val dehydrogenase, producing the protein MEKDNVNALENAFKQFDEAARVLKLTPNQIAMIKQPRRVTEAKLPVRMDDGRIEIFTAYRVQHSMARGPAKGGLRYHPAVTVAEVKALAFWMTYKCAVVNIPFGGGKGGIIVDPKRLSLGELERLTRRYAAELEDLFGVDRDVPAPDVNTNAQIMAWIMDTLSMHARGYLPAVVTGKPLDLGGSKGRDSATAQGMVFCVREACKHLGIEPKKTRVAIQGFGNAGSWAARLLAGLGFRIVGISDVNGAFVNETGIDIETAFRHNVEHRGLEGLDRALQVTRLDDPLKLLELDVDVLVPAALETQITGENAPRVRARVIAECANGPTTYEADAILAKKGVFLIPDILCNAGGVTVSYFEWVQNRQGFYWQEERVARELERYMVEAFGAVLEASVEHETNMRIAAFIVAIQRVARAAELRGLYA; encoded by the coding sequence ATGGAGAAGGACAACGTCAACGCGCTCGAGAACGCGTTCAAGCAGTTCGACGAGGCGGCCCGGGTGCTGAAGTTGACGCCGAACCAGATCGCCATGATCAAGCAGCCGCGCCGGGTCACGGAAGCCAAGCTCCCGGTCCGGATGGACGACGGCCGGATCGAGATCTTCACCGCCTACCGGGTGCAGCACAGCATGGCCCGCGGGCCGGCGAAGGGCGGCCTGAGGTACCACCCCGCGGTGACCGTGGCGGAGGTCAAGGCGCTGGCGTTCTGGATGACCTACAAGTGCGCGGTGGTGAACATCCCGTTCGGCGGCGGGAAGGGCGGCATCATCGTGGACCCGAAGAGGCTCTCCCTGGGCGAGCTGGAGCGGCTGACTCGGCGCTACGCGGCCGAGCTCGAGGACCTGTTCGGCGTGGATCGCGACGTCCCCGCGCCCGACGTGAACACCAACGCCCAGATCATGGCGTGGATCATGGACACGCTCTCGATGCACGCGAGGGGGTACCTCCCGGCCGTGGTCACCGGCAAGCCCCTCGACCTGGGCGGATCGAAAGGGCGCGACTCGGCGACGGCGCAGGGGATGGTGTTCTGCGTGCGGGAGGCATGCAAGCACCTCGGCATCGAGCCCAAGAAGACCCGCGTCGCGATCCAGGGATTCGGGAACGCCGGCTCGTGGGCCGCGAGGCTCCTCGCCGGCCTCGGCTTCAGGATCGTGGGGATCTCGGACGTGAACGGCGCGTTCGTGAACGAGACCGGGATCGACATCGAGACGGCGTTCCGCCACAACGTGGAGCACCGCGGGCTCGAGGGGCTCGACCGCGCGCTTCAGGTCACGCGCCTCGACGATCCGTTGAAGCTCCTCGAGCTGGACGTGGACGTTCTGGTCCCCGCGGCGCTCGAGACCCAGATCACCGGCGAGAACGCACCGCGGGTCAGGGCGCGGGTGATCGCCGAGTGCGCCAACGGCCCGACCACCTACGAGGCGGACGCGATCCTCGCGAAGAAGGGGGTCTTCCTCATTCCGGACATCCTCTGCAACGCCGGGGGCGTCACGGTTTCCTACTTCGAATGGGTCCAGAACCGGCAGGGGTTCTACTGGCAGGAGGAGCGGGTGGCAAGGGAGCTCGAGCGCTACATGGTCGAGGCGTTCGGAGCGGTCCTCGAGGCGAGCGTCGAGCACGAGACCAACATGCGGATCGCCGCGTTCATCGTCGCGATCCAACGCGTCGCGCGAGCCGCGGAGCTGCGCGGACTGTACGCCTGA
- a CDS encoding oligopeptide transporter, OPT family codes for MASNDPRRGEGETRRLHPAAYRELAPGETYEPFVPAGAVVPEFTPRSVLTGIVMVLIFSVAATYSGLKVAQVFEAAIPISILAVGLSGLFSRRNSILENVIIQSIGGASGLVVAGSIFTLPALYIMNVAPGTGRMLLTMFVVAVLGSFLGLLFLVPLRRYFVAEQHGKLPFPEATAINEVYVTGEAGGEQARTLLLAAAVGGIYDFFASSVRAWSEIVTFQFLPFMKGLADKYRAAVSLNAVALILGLGYITGLRFSAIICAGGLFSNLIMVPLIYHFGQYVPSISIPPAPLPGVPAFITQMSAGNIFRLYAQRVGVGAMAGAGIIGILKALPTIANAFSLGFKQIFRPHAHAAEVSRTDRDLKMSTVMGAIVVATLAVGVFFLVLLGQDPISAGKAPQIALTGLVIAFVFSFLFTTVAALATAMTGNNPISGMTLVTLIIGSTALVAVGLQGEYGKFAAIVMGAVVCSALAMSGGFVTDLKVGFWLGSTPRYQQISKVIGTLFAAVGVALTVLLIHRAFGHTDPASGQFVSGFMNTQVVPAPQANLFATILSGIFDKQPVTWLLYSVGLVLAVLLEMMKIPPLAFAIGMYLPLQVNTPLFIGGLISHWVGKSSKDPKVSEARSQRGTLLASGFIAGGAIMGVVGALLVIGKEYLSFLNVDLGVPDRSDTAGQIVSIVMFVGLCLFLYLDSKRAKPHA; via the coding sequence ATGGCATCGAACGATCCGAGGCGAGGCGAGGGGGAGACCCGCCGCCTCCATCCCGCGGCCTACCGCGAGCTTGCGCCCGGCGAGACTTACGAGCCGTTCGTCCCCGCCGGCGCCGTGGTGCCCGAGTTCACGCCGCGCTCGGTGCTCACCGGAATCGTGATGGTCCTGATCTTCTCGGTGGCCGCCACCTACTCGGGGCTCAAGGTCGCCCAGGTGTTCGAGGCGGCGATCCCGATCTCGATCCTGGCCGTCGGCCTCTCAGGGCTCTTCAGCCGGCGCAACTCGATCCTCGAGAACGTGATCATCCAGAGCATCGGCGGCGCGTCGGGGCTCGTGGTGGCCGGCTCGATCTTCACGCTCCCGGCGCTGTACATCATGAACGTCGCGCCGGGGACCGGCCGGATGCTCCTGACCATGTTCGTGGTGGCGGTCCTCGGCTCGTTCCTCGGCCTGCTGTTCCTTGTCCCGCTCCGGAGGTACTTCGTCGCCGAGCAGCACGGAAAGCTCCCGTTCCCCGAGGCGACCGCGATCAACGAGGTGTACGTCACGGGGGAGGCGGGGGGCGAGCAGGCCAGGACGCTGCTCCTCGCGGCGGCGGTGGGAGGGATCTACGACTTCTTCGCCAGCTCGGTCAGGGCGTGGTCCGAGATCGTGACCTTCCAGTTCCTACCGTTCATGAAGGGGCTGGCGGACAAGTACAGGGCCGCGGTGAGCCTGAACGCGGTGGCGCTGATCCTGGGGCTCGGCTACATCACCGGGCTCCGATTCTCCGCGATCATCTGCGCGGGCGGCCTGTTCTCGAATCTGATCATGGTCCCGCTGATCTACCACTTCGGCCAGTACGTCCCTTCGATCTCCATCCCGCCGGCGCCGCTTCCCGGCGTCCCGGCGTTCATCACGCAGATGAGCGCCGGCAACATCTTCAGGCTCTACGCCCAGCGGGTCGGCGTCGGGGCCATGGCGGGAGCCGGGATCATCGGGATCCTGAAGGCGCTACCCACCATCGCCAACGCGTTCTCCCTCGGGTTCAAGCAGATCTTCCGGCCGCACGCGCACGCAGCCGAGGTCTCCCGCACCGACCGCGACCTCAAGATGAGCACGGTCATGGGCGCGATCGTCGTGGCCACCCTGGCGGTCGGTGTCTTCTTCCTCGTGCTCCTCGGCCAGGACCCGATCTCGGCCGGGAAGGCGCCCCAGATCGCGCTGACCGGTCTCGTAATCGCGTTCGTGTTCTCGTTCCTGTTCACCACCGTGGCCGCTCTCGCCACGGCGATGACCGGCAATAACCCGATCTCGGGCATGACCCTGGTCACGCTGATCATCGGCTCGACCGCCCTGGTCGCGGTCGGGCTCCAGGGGGAGTACGGCAAGTTCGCGGCGATCGTGATGGGGGCGGTGGTCTGCTCCGCCCTGGCGATGAGCGGCGGGTTCGTCACCGACCTCAAGGTCGGATTCTGGCTCGGCTCGACGCCGCGCTACCAACAGATCTCCAAGGTGATCGGCACGCTGTTCGCCGCGGTCGGCGTCGCCCTGACCGTGCTCCTGATCCACCGTGCGTTCGGGCATACCGACCCCGCGAGCGGCCAGTTCGTCTCGGGCTTCATGAACACCCAGGTCGTGCCGGCGCCGCAGGCGAACCTGTTCGCGACGATCCTCTCCGGCATCTTCGACAAACAGCCGGTGACCTGGCTCCTCTACAGCGTCGGCCTCGTGCTCGCAGTCCTCCTCGAGATGATGAAGATCCCCCCCCTGGCGTTCGCGATCGGGATGTACCTGCCGCTGCAGGTGAACACGCCGCTGTTCATCGGCGGCCTCATCTCGCACTGGGTCGGGAAGAGCAGCAAGGATCCCAAGGTGTCCGAGGCGCGCTCCCAGCGCGGGACCCTCCTGGCCAGCGGGTTCATCGCCGGCGGCGCGATCATGGGGGTCGTCGGGGCGCTGCTCGTGATCGGCAAGGAGTACCTGTCGTTCCTGAACGTGGACCTCGGCGTCCCCGACCGGAGCGACACCGCGGGGCAGATCGTCAGCATCGTGATGTTCGTCGGTCTGTGCCTTTTCCTGTATCTCGATTCGAAGCGCGCCAAGCCGCACGCCTAG
- the ggt gene encoding gamma-glutamyltransferase, producing the protein MRAHKGFRGSRGFVVLLIVATAVAAGIAATGPAAPHPSPAPRGGAVASSAPAATEAGLLILREGGNAADAAVAVALALAVVHPQAGNLGGGGFAVARFGDEVAALDFRETAPAAATAGMFLGPDGSPVAERSLVGPLAAGVPGSPAGLFELHHRFGRLPWIQVVAPAARLARGGFPVTERLSRAIAEDRALLARFPETAAVWLPGGQPPAAGTTVRLPRLAKVLDAYGRLGPKALTRGRAAEAIEAASRKHGGILTAADLAAYAPVWRAPVRLRAFGWEIASMPLPSSGGIILGETFGMLERLGFAALPKDGADRAHLSVEAWRRAFADRFLLGDPMSTGADATQLLDPSWLDRRAREIDRARATPSASVKNWPGGAAEPTQTTHLSVVDARGDAVAMTVTLNDTFGCRLLVPELEILLNNEMDDFAAAPGKANLYGLVQGPANAVGPGKRMLSSMSPTLAWKGSEILAIGSPGGSHIPTAVGQTLLRILVDGESLLDAVTHPRIHHQWMPDEVAVEAGALSGEVRGELARRGHVLKEVKALGEVDAARRRADGRLEAAADPRGPGAASVEEPRK; encoded by the coding sequence ATGCGCGCGCACAAGGGCTTTCGCGGCTCCCGCGGCTTCGTCGTCCTCCTGATCGTCGCGACGGCCGTCGCGGCGGGAATCGCCGCGACCGGCCCAGCCGCCCCGCACCCGAGTCCGGCTCCGCGCGGGGGTGCTGTGGCGTCGTCCGCCCCCGCGGCCACGGAGGCCGGGCTTCTCATCCTCCGAGAAGGGGGCAACGCAGCAGACGCCGCGGTCGCGGTCGCGCTGGCGCTGGCGGTCGTCCACCCCCAGGCCGGCAACCTGGGCGGCGGCGGGTTTGCCGTGGCGCGATTCGGCGACGAGGTGGCGGCGCTCGATTTCCGCGAGACCGCGCCTGCGGCCGCAACGGCCGGGATGTTCCTGGGCCCGGACGGCTCCCCCGTCGCGGAGCGCTCGCTCGTGGGTCCGCTCGCCGCCGGAGTTCCTGGCTCGCCCGCGGGCCTTTTTGAGCTGCACCACCGGTTCGGGCGGCTGCCCTGGATCCAGGTCGTCGCGCCCGCGGCCCGGCTGGCCCGGGGCGGGTTCCCGGTCACGGAGCGGCTGTCCCGGGCGATCGCGGAGGACCGCGCGCTCCTCGCCCGCTTCCCGGAGACCGCGGCGGTTTGGCTGCCGGGAGGCCAGCCCCCCGCGGCGGGAACGACCGTGCGGCTCCCGCGGCTCGCGAAGGTCCTCGACGCCTACGGCCGGCTCGGTCCCAAGGCGCTCACGCGCGGCCGGGCCGCCGAAGCCATCGAGGCGGCGTCCCGAAAGCACGGCGGCATCCTGACCGCGGCCGACCTCGCCGCCTACGCGCCGGTCTGGCGCGCTCCCGTCAGGCTCCGAGCGTTCGGCTGGGAGATCGCCTCGATGCCGCTCCCCTCCTCCGGCGGGATCATCCTCGGCGAGACGTTCGGCATGCTGGAGCGACTGGGATTCGCGGCGCTCCCGAAGGACGGCGCGGATCGCGCGCACCTCTCGGTCGAGGCCTGGCGCCGCGCGTTCGCCGACCGGTTCTTGCTCGGCGATCCCATGTCGACGGGAGCCGACGCGACGCAGCTCCTCGACCCGTCCTGGCTCGACCGCCGCGCGCGTGAGATCGATCGTGCGCGGGCAACGCCGTCCGCGAGCGTCAAGAACTGGCCCGGGGGTGCCGCGGAGCCGACGCAAACCACACACCTCTCGGTGGTGGACGCCCGAGGGGACGCGGTGGCGATGACCGTCACGCTCAACGACACGTTCGGGTGCCGGCTGCTGGTTCCGGAGCTCGAGATCCTCCTGAACAACGAGATGGACGACTTCGCGGCCGCCCCCGGGAAGGCCAATCTCTACGGGCTCGTGCAGGGCCCCGCGAACGCGGTCGGGCCGGGCAAGCGCATGCTCTCGTCGATGAGCCCGACGCTGGCGTGGAAGGGAAGCGAGATCCTGGCGATCGGCTCCCCGGGCGGCTCCCACATCCCGACCGCCGTGGGCCAGACGCTGCTACGTATCCTGGTGGATGGGGAGTCGCTCCTGGACGCGGTGACGCACCCCAGGATCCACCATCAATGGATGCCCGACGAGGTCGCGGTCGAGGCCGGAGCGCTGTCCGGAGAGGTCCGTGGCGAGCTGGCGCGGCGTGGGCACGTTCTGAAGGAGGTCAAGGCGCTCGGCGAGGTCGACGCCGCGCGGCGCCGCGCCGACGGGCGCCTCGAAGCCGCCGCGGACCCGCGGGGACCTGGAGCCGCCTCGGTCGAAGAGCCGCGGAAGTAG
- a CDS encoding DUF2284 domain-containing protein: MQVVTTDRQQLERLFREGGFADFRWIRPADIVVAQWVRMKCQYGCPEYGTNVACPPNNPSVAECERFFREYSEAAIFHFAKTEPDEEARRRWSRPLNAKLFTLERAVFLSGHRKAFMLPMGSCPHCEECVGHPGECRLPGSARPTAEGLAVDVYSTAHAVGYPIEVLTDLSQPMNRYAILLID; the protein is encoded by the coding sequence ATGCAAGTCGTCACGACCGACCGGCAGCAGCTGGAGCGGCTCTTCCGGGAGGGCGGCTTCGCCGATTTTCGCTGGATTCGCCCGGCCGACATCGTGGTGGCCCAGTGGGTCCGGATGAAATGCCAGTACGGGTGCCCCGAGTACGGCACGAACGTGGCCTGCCCACCGAACAACCCGTCCGTGGCGGAGTGCGAGCGGTTCTTCCGCGAGTACTCGGAAGCGGCGATCTTCCACTTCGCGAAAACGGAGCCGGACGAGGAAGCGCGCAGGCGTTGGTCGCGGCCGCTCAACGCGAAGCTCTTCACCCTCGAGCGGGCGGTGTTCCTGAGCGGTCACCGAAAGGCGTTCATGCTCCCGATGGGCAGCTGTCCCCACTGCGAGGAGTGCGTCGGGCATCCGGGCGAATGCCGCCTGCCGGGCTCGGCGCGTCCCACGGCCGAGGGGCTGGCGGTGGACGTCTACTCGACGGCTCACGCCGTCGGGTACCCGATCGAGGTGCTGACCGATCTGTCCCAGCCGATGAACCGCTACGCGATCCTGCTGATCGACTGA